A genomic window from Peromyscus maniculatus bairdii isolate BWxNUB_F1_BW_parent chromosome 1, HU_Pman_BW_mat_3.1, whole genome shotgun sequence includes:
- the LOC143274212 gene encoding vomeronasal type-1 receptor 4-like, which produces METRDLAVGIFFLTQTALGMVGNSAMFFCFIIADFSGIKVKPTDLIVKHLTWANFIVLCRGIPQTTAAFRQTYYLDYVSCKLVLYFHRVGRGMSLGSTSLLSVFQAITISPNNSKLAQLKSTAPRVISSSLGLGWALQLLVYVCIPVYTTDIWGGKNDTGIKDFGFCVIMNPGRLLGILNTILLTFNDVIFLGLMMWASGYMVFILLKHKQRVQHIHRSPSPRSSPETRATQNILTLVSIFVFFYVTSIVFTSYLSVLEETRRLSNVGVAMAACFPAFCPFLFIRHHTPVFRLYSICFHQTIHRAYVVREH; this is translated from the coding sequence ATGGAAACCAGAGACTTGGCTGTAGGAATCTTCTTCCTGACTCAGACTGCACTGGGAATGGTGGGTAACTCAgccatgtttttttgtttcatCATTGCTGACTTCTCTGGAATCAAAGTGAAGCCCACAGACCTGATTGTCAAACACCTGACCTGGGCCAATTTCATTGTTCTCTGCAGAGGAATCCCACAGACCACTGCTGCTTTTCGTCAGACTTACTATCTAGATTATGTTTCATGTAAACTTGTCTTATATTTTCATAGAGTTGGCAGAGGAATGTCCCTGGGCTCCACATCCCTGCTGAGTGTCTTTCAGGCCATCACCATCAGCCCCAATAATTCCAAGTTGGCACAGCTCAAGAGCACAGCCCCCAGAGTCATTAGTTCTTctctggggctgggctgggcactGCAGCTATTGGTATATGTCTGTATCCCTGTATACACAACTGATATATGGGGTGGAAAAAATGATACTGGAATAAAAGATTTTGGATTCTGTGTTATTATGAATCCTGGACGACTACTTGGTATACTTAATACAATCCTATTGACATTCAATGATGTCATATTTTTGGGACTGATGATGTGGGCCAGTGGCTACATGGTGTTTATCCTTCTCAAACACAAGCAGAGGGTTCAACATATCCACAGATCTCCATCTCCCAGGTCATCACCTGAGACCAGAGCAACCCAAAACATTCTTACTTTAGTAAGcatctttgtgtttttctatGTAACCTCTATTGTCTTTACATCTTACCTGTCTGTCCTTGAAGAAACCAGGAGGCTGTCCAATGTAGGTGTAGCCATGGCTGcatgcttcccagcattctgcCCCTTTCTGTTCATCAGACATCACACCCCTGTTTTCAGACTCTACAGTATCTGTTTTCATCAGACAATACACCGTGCTTATGTAGTCAGAGAGCACTAA